The genome window CCACGAAGAACGCCACTGCGACTGCCAGCGCCAGTGCACAAGAGGAGGCCTACTTCCCGACGTTGAAGCGGATGTGGCAGATCTCGCCGTCGCCGACGATGTAGTCCTTGCCCTCGAGCCGGAGCTGGCCTCTGGCCCGCACCTCTGCGAACGACCCCTGGGCCGCGACCAGCTCGTCGTAGCCCGTGACCTCGGCCCGGATGAAGCCGCGGGCCATGTCGGAGTGCACGGTCCCCGCTGCGTCCTGCGCGCGCGTGCCCCGGGGGATCGCCCACGCCCTCACCTCGTCGTCGCCGACCGTGAAGAACGAGATCAGGCCCAGGAGCGCGTAACAGTCGCTCAGGAGGCGGCGGATGGCCGGCTCCGTGAGGCCCAGGTCGGCCAGAAAAGCCTGCTGCTCGTCGCCGGCGAGCCGGGCCACCTCGGCCTCGATCACCGCCGACACCCAGCCCACCCGGGTGTGCGGGCGTGAGGTGAGCCCGCCGAGCCCGAACCGCTCGACGACGCGCTCGCCCTCGCCGACAGCCTTCTCGTCCAGGTTCACGCAGTGCAGGATCGGCTTCTGCGAGAGGAAGGTGAAGCCCCGCACCACCCGGGCCTCGTCGGCCGACAGCTCGAGCGCGCGGAGCGGCGTCGCGGCCTCCAGGGCCGCCTGGAGCTTTTTCAGAATCTCCTGCTCCCGGACCTCGGCGTCGGTGCGGCGCTTCTTGATGGAGGACTCCAGCCGGACCAGGCGGCGCTCGACGACCTCGAGGTCGGCGAGGATCAGCTCGGTCTCGAGATCGTCGATGTCGCGCCGCGGATCGGGCGCGCCGAGCGCGGGGTCCGGGAAGGCCCGCACCACGTGCAGCAGCGCGTCCGCGTTCCGGAACTCCTTGGTCTCCAGCCCCGCCCGCTCCCCCTTGGCGATCCCGGCCAGGTCCACGACCTCGAAGCTCGCATACGTCGTCTTCCTGGGCTGGAACAGCGCGCTCAGCCCGTCCACGCGGGGGTCCGGCACCCGCGCGATGCCCGTGTGGAGCTCCCCGCGCCCCGTCTCGTAGCGCGAGGTGGGGACGGTGGAGCCGGTGAGGAGGTTGAACAGCGTCGTCTTGCCGCTCTTGGGCAGTCCGATCAGGCCGATCTT of Candidatus Methylomirabilota bacterium contains these proteins:
- a CDS encoding DUF933 domain-containing protein translates to MKIGLIGLPKSGKTTLFNLLTGSTVPTSRYETGRGELHTGIARVPDPRVDGLSALFQPRKTTYASFEVVDLAGIAKGERAGLETKEFRNADALLHVVRAFPDPALGAPDPRRDIDDLETELILADLEVVERRLVRLESSIKKRRTDAEVREQEILKKLQAALEAATPLRALELSADEARVVRGFTFLSQKPILHCVNLDEKAVGEGERVVERFGLGGLTSRPHTRVGWVSAVIEAEVARLAGDEQQAFLADLGLTEPAIRRLLSDCYALLGLISFFTVGDDEVRAWAIPRGTRAQDAAGTVHSDMARGFIRAEVTGYDELVAAQGSFAEVRARGQLRLEGKDYIVGDGEICHIRFNVGK